In one window of Nicotiana tabacum cultivar K326 chromosome 12, ASM71507v2, whole genome shotgun sequence DNA:
- the LOC107787249 gene encoding glucosidase 2 subunit beta-like isoform X4 — MKTTTPLLICLLLFDEKYYGSEVIKCKDGSNSFTKDRLNDDFCDCLDGTDEPGTAACPAGKFYCRNVGSTPKFLFSSRVNDNICDCCDGSDEYDSTVNCPNTCVMGGDFSYQTRSYGSRRKHLDLIGGKNANGVNMDDSAQRLQGLKILVLVQVVVIIIFLVFRKLYRQSRSKRRHLR, encoded by the exons ATGAAGACGACTACTCCTCTGCTTATATGTCTTCTCCTATTCG ATGAGAAGTACTATGGTTCGGAGGTAATCAAATGCAAAGATGGGTCTAATTCCTTTACCAAAGATCGCCTCAACGACGATTTCTGTGATTGCCTCGACGGAACGGATGAGCCCG GAACAGCTGCCTGTCCAGCTGGAAAATTTTATTGCAGAAATGTGGGCAGTACACCTAAATTCCTGTTCTCTTCTCGCGTGAATGATAATATTTGTG ATTGTTGTGACGGAAGTGATGAGTATGATAGTACTGTCAATTGCCCCAATACTTGCGTAATGGGTGGGGATTTTTCTTATCAAACAAGAAGTTATGGCTCAAGAAGAAAACATCTCGATCTAATTGGTGGAAAAAATGCTAATGGGGTCAATATGGATGACTCGGCTCAGCGACTGCAAG GTCTGAAGATATTGGTACTTGTACAGGTGGTCGTTATCATTATTTTTCTGGTTTTCCGGAAATTATATCGGCAATCAAGGTCTAAAAGAAGACATTTGCGTTGA
- the LOC107787249 gene encoding glucosidase 2 subunit beta-like isoform X2, whose protein sequence is MKTTTPLLICLLLFGWFFFHVSSATDLPLGIHPLDEKYYGSEVIKCKDGSNSFTKDRLNDDFCDCLDGTDEPGTAACPAGKFYCRNVGSTPKFLFSSRVNDNICDCCDGSDEYDSTVNCPNTCVMGGDFSYQTRSYGSRRKHLDLIGGKNANGVNMDDSAQRLQGLKILVLVQVVVIIIFLVFRKLYRQSRSKRRHLR, encoded by the exons ATGAAGACGACTACTCCTCTGCTTATATGTCTTCTCCTATTCGGTTGGTTCTTCTTTCATGTCTCCTCTGCTACTGACTTACCCCTCGGAATCCATCCTCTAG ATGAGAAGTACTATGGTTCGGAGGTAATCAAATGCAAAGATGGGTCTAATTCCTTTACCAAAGATCGCCTCAACGACGATTTCTGTGATTGCCTCGACGGAACGGATGAGCCCG GAACAGCTGCCTGTCCAGCTGGAAAATTTTATTGCAGAAATGTGGGCAGTACACCTAAATTCCTGTTCTCTTCTCGCGTGAATGATAATATTTGTG ATTGTTGTGACGGAAGTGATGAGTATGATAGTACTGTCAATTGCCCCAATACTTGCGTAATGGGTGGGGATTTTTCTTATCAAACAAGAAGTTATGGCTCAAGAAGAAAACATCTCGATCTAATTGGTGGAAAAAATGCTAATGGGGTCAATATGGATGACTCGGCTCAGCGACTGCAAG GTCTGAAGATATTGGTACTTGTACAGGTGGTCGTTATCATTATTTTTCTGGTTTTCCGGAAATTATATCGGCAATCAAGGTCTAAAAGAAGACATTTGCGTTGA
- the LOC107787249 gene encoding glucosidase 2 subunit beta-like isoform X3: MKTTTPLLICLLLFGWFFFHVSSATDLPLGIHPLDEKYYGSEVIKCKDGSNSFTKDRLNDDFCDCLDGTDEPAACPAGKFYCRNVGSTPKFLFSSRVNDNICDCCDGSDEYDSTVNCPNTCVMGGDFSYQTRSYGSRRKHLDLIGGKNANGVNMDDSAQRLQGLKILVLVQVVVIIIFLVFRKLYRQSRSKRRHLR, translated from the exons ATGAAGACGACTACTCCTCTGCTTATATGTCTTCTCCTATTCGGTTGGTTCTTCTTTCATGTCTCCTCTGCTACTGACTTACCCCTCGGAATCCATCCTCTAG ATGAGAAGTACTATGGTTCGGAGGTAATCAAATGCAAAGATGGGTCTAATTCCTTTACCAAAGATCGCCTCAACGACGATTTCTGTGATTGCCTCGACGGAACGGATGAGCCCG CTGCCTGTCCAGCTGGAAAATTTTATTGCAGAAATGTGGGCAGTACACCTAAATTCCTGTTCTCTTCTCGCGTGAATGATAATATTTGTG ATTGTTGTGACGGAAGTGATGAGTATGATAGTACTGTCAATTGCCCCAATACTTGCGTAATGGGTGGGGATTTTTCTTATCAAACAAGAAGTTATGGCTCAAGAAGAAAACATCTCGATCTAATTGGTGGAAAAAATGCTAATGGGGTCAATATGGATGACTCGGCTCAGCGACTGCAAG GTCTGAAGATATTGGTACTTGTACAGGTGGTCGTTATCATTATTTTTCTGGTTTTCCGGAAATTATATCGGCAATCAAGGTCTAAAAGAAGACATTTGCGTTGA
- the LOC107787249 gene encoding glucosidase 2 subunit beta-like isoform X5, whose product MKTTTPLLICLLLFDEKYYGSEVIKCKDGSNSFTKDRLNDDFCDCLDGTDEPAACPAGKFYCRNVGSTPKFLFSSRVNDNICDCCDGSDEYDSTVNCPNTCVMGGDFSYQTRSYGSRRKHLDLIGGKNANGVNMDDSAQRLQGLKILVLVQVVVIIIFLVFRKLYRQSRSKRRHLR is encoded by the exons ATGAAGACGACTACTCCTCTGCTTATATGTCTTCTCCTATTCG ATGAGAAGTACTATGGTTCGGAGGTAATCAAATGCAAAGATGGGTCTAATTCCTTTACCAAAGATCGCCTCAACGACGATTTCTGTGATTGCCTCGACGGAACGGATGAGCCCG CTGCCTGTCCAGCTGGAAAATTTTATTGCAGAAATGTGGGCAGTACACCTAAATTCCTGTTCTCTTCTCGCGTGAATGATAATATTTGTG ATTGTTGTGACGGAAGTGATGAGTATGATAGTACTGTCAATTGCCCCAATACTTGCGTAATGGGTGGGGATTTTTCTTATCAAACAAGAAGTTATGGCTCAAGAAGAAAACATCTCGATCTAATTGGTGGAAAAAATGCTAATGGGGTCAATATGGATGACTCGGCTCAGCGACTGCAAG GTCTGAAGATATTGGTACTTGTACAGGTGGTCGTTATCATTATTTTTCTGGTTTTCCGGAAATTATATCGGCAATCAAGGTCTAAAAGAAGACATTTGCGTTGA
- the LOC107787249 gene encoding uncharacterized protein LOC107787249 isoform X1 has product MKTTTPLLICLLLFDEKYYGSEVIKCKDGSNSFTKDRLNDDFCDCLDGTDEPVEWWDQYGIETPDLQTFAIRVLSLTCSSSGCERNWSVFEHIHTKKRNRLTLKRLHNLVFIKYNRALRRRYNHRNLIDPILLDNIDEANEWLTGVPENCEDEEVFEGDSNFTWGDVAVASGVGENSYGLRGNTLSSSSIRKGKSVATTSRSLPLIDEDESDHEEEEEGKEEDDEQYEDNRGIQDFDNLEEEQEE; this is encoded by the exons ATGAAGACGACTACTCCTCTGCTTATATGTCTTCTCCTATTCG ATGAGAAGTACTATGGTTCGGAGGTAATCAAATGCAAAGATGGGTCTAATTCCTTTACCAAAGATCGCCTCAACGACGATTTCTGTGATTGCCTCGACGGAACGGATGAGCCCG TTGAGTGGTGGGACCAATATGGTATAGAGACTCCGGATTTACAGACTTTCGCCATCAGAGTTCTAAGTTTAACTTGTAGCTCATCCGGATGTGAAAGGAACTGGAGCGTTTTTGAACAC ATTCATACAAAGAAGAGGAATCGACTAACCTTGAAGCGCCTCCATAATCTAGTGTTCATAAAATACAATAGAGCATTGAGGCGTCGCTACAACCACCGCAATCTAATTGATCCAATTCTTTTGGACAATATTGATGAGGCTAATGAGTGGCTAACCGGAGTCCCCGAAAATTGTGAAGATGAAGAAGTATTTGAAGGCGACTCTAATTTCACTTGGGGTGATGTTGCGGTTGCTAGTGGAGTTGGGGAGAATTCTTATGGTTTAAGGGGGAATACTTTAAGTTCAAGCTCGATTAGGAAGGGAAAAAGTGTGGCTACTACAAGTCGATCCCTACCCCTAATTGATGAAGATGAAAGTGATCATGAAGAGGAAGAGGAGGGGAAGGAGGAAGATGACGAGCAATATGAAGATAATAGAGGAATTCAAGATTTTGAcaatcttgaagaagaacaagaagagtaG
- the LOC107787249 gene encoding uncharacterized protein LOC107787249 isoform X6, producing MKMKVIMKRKRRGRRKMTSNMKIIEEFKILTILKKNKKSRRIRGTAACPAGKFYCRNVGSTPKFLFSSRVNDNICDCCDGSDEYDSTVNCPNTCVMGGDFSYQTRSYGSRRKHLDLIGGKNANGVNMDDSAQRLQGLKILVLVQVVVIIIFLVFRKLYRQSRSKRRHLR from the exons ATGAAGATGAAAGTGATCATGAAGAGGAAGAGGAGGGGAAGGAGGAAGATGACGAGCAATATGAAGATAATAGAGGAATTCAAGATTTTGAcaatcttgaagaagaacaagaagagtaGAAGAATAAGAG GAACAGCTGCCTGTCCAGCTGGAAAATTTTATTGCAGAAATGTGGGCAGTACACCTAAATTCCTGTTCTCTTCTCGCGTGAATGATAATATTTGTG ATTGTTGTGACGGAAGTGATGAGTATGATAGTACTGTCAATTGCCCCAATACTTGCGTAATGGGTGGGGATTTTTCTTATCAAACAAGAAGTTATGGCTCAAGAAGAAAACATCTCGATCTAATTGGTGGAAAAAATGCTAATGGGGTCAATATGGATGACTCGGCTCAGCGACTGCAAG GTCTGAAGATATTGGTACTTGTACAGGTGGTCGTTATCATTATTTTTCTGGTTTTCCGGAAATTATATCGGCAATCAAGGTCTAAAAGAAGACATTTGCGTTGA